The Pseudomonas nunensis genome includes the window GCGGCGTGGGGCACTTGCCCGGAATTCACGCACACCGAATAGAAGCCATGTTCCGCAGCTTCGCGGCACAGGGTGGCGATTTGTTCGCGGCTGGCGTCCGGCGCCAGCAAGGTGTGATCGATGTACTGCGCCAGTGCCTGGGGTGGGAGATGGGCCATCGCAAAAACTCCTGTTTGTATATTCAAATGCCCCTGCGCCACAATCGAGGATCATTTGCGCAAAAACGTTACAAAACTCACAATTAATGTTACTTAAATAACATCAACAATCAACCCCGGAATGCCTGTGGACAGTAAAAAAGCCGAGCGTCTCAAGCTGATTCAACAAGCCCTGCAAGACCAGAGCGCCATTCACCTGCGCGAAATGGCGGCATTGCTGGATGTATCGGAGATGACCCTGCGCCGCGACCTGAGCAAGTACACCGACCATCTGCGCCTGCTCGGCGGCTATATCACCAAAATCCACGACGGCAACGAACCCGGCGATTACCGCGTGGCCGAACAGGACACCCGGCATGTCGAGGAGAAACGCCGCATCGGCAAACTCGCCGCGCGGTTTATCCAGCCCGGCGACACGGTATTTTTCGACTGCGGCACCACCACGCCATTCGTGGTGGATTTCATCCCCGACGAGCTCGAATTCACCGCCGTGTGCAACTCCCTCAACGTGTTGCTCAAGCTCTCGCAAAAACCCAATTGCCACATCGTGGTTTGCGGCGGCACGTTCCATCGCAAGAACCAGGTGTTCGAGAACACCACTGAAACCGGGATCCTCGATGGCGTGCGCCTGACCTGGGCCTTTGTGTCCGCCGCCGGGGTCAGCCAGGACTTCGGCGTGACCTGCTTCAACTTCAATGAAGTGGAGGTCAAGCAGAAGGTCCTGCGCCAGGCCCAGCAACGGTTACTGCTGGCCGATCACAGCAAGTTCGACACGGTGCGCACTGCGCATTTCGCCGCCCTTGAGGATTTCCAGTACGTGGTCAGCGACAAGAAAATCCCCAAGGCCTATCGCGACGCCATCGCCGCCAGCGGTGCACAGCTGATTATCTGATCAGGGCCTGTTGCTCGGCCTTGTTCAGATAACCGGTGGTGACTTTGAACGACGCCGTCTCCCCCGCCGCCAATGCGCGCACATGCCCCTTGGCGGACTCGGCGCGATAGCCTTCCGGCTCGCAAGTGGCGGGCAAGATAAATGCCGCCACTTGCTGATCGGCGTTGTGCAGGATCCAGCGTGCGGCGTGGTCGAATTGGTCGGGGCGATAGCGCGTGTAGAACGCTGCGCCGTCCGGATGACTCAGCAGGAAATGCGCATCGCCATTGGCATCGGCGTGCACGCCGTCGAAGAAAAACACAATCTCCGGGTCGTACAGCTCCGGACGATCCAGGCAACGGAACTGTTCCGGCTCCAGCGCCAATTGCTCCATGTAGCGGCTCCAGACCGGCGTCGGCTTGACGTGGGCCGGCACGCTGCTGCGCAACCGCACCTGTTCAAAGCCCAATGGTTCGACAAATCGCGCGCCCTCGACGTAGGCGTAATTCATGTGCGCCATGTACATCAGGTCCATGGGTTTGCCGGCCAGGTTGGTCACGTGCATGGCGATATCGAACAGGCCTGAATCGGCACGCAACGTGACGCTCGGGCTGGCCAGATAACGGTCGCCAAAACCCTGGGCGTATTCGTACTCGCCACCCAGGCGCAGGAACGCTCCGGCGCTGTCTTCACCGACTTCCAGCCAGGCACGATCCATCGCCGCGCAGGGCATTTCGCCGTGCAGCGGATGGTCGTCCTCGGGCGTCGGGCACCCGTTGCGCAGCAGGCCGCTGTGGAACATGAAACAGCCGTAGGTGCCGATCACTGTCGGACTCGGTCTGGGTTGGCTAAACAGGTTGCTCATGGTCAGGTCGCAACCGTCGAACACGGCGTCCCAGATCATCTGGCCCTGATACGGCAGCACCACCAGTTTTCCGCGGCTGTTGCTCATTTCCAGTGCCAGTACGCCGCTGGGATAAACGCTGGCGCTGACGCTGAATTGTTCGGACTCCAGCAACGTCTTCGGTGCCTCGCCAAACAGCGCCGGATAAAGATTGATCCGCGTGCTCATGAGGTCACCGCCGCACCAACGGGTGCCGTTTCGCTGGCGGAATGACGCAGGCAACGCACGGCGTAAGCGACGATCACGATGAAGCACAACAACGGCACGCTGTAGGCCAGTTGCATGTTGCCGCCGCTGTAATCGGACAGCAGGCCCTGGAAGATCGGGATCACCCCGCCACCGACGATGCTCATCACCAGCAGCGAACCGCCGACGCCGGTGTCTTCACCGAGGCCGTCGATGGTCAGGCCATAAATGGTCGGCCAGCATGGGCCGAGGAACACGCTCACACCGACCGCTGCATAGACTGCGGTGATGTTCGGCACGAGGATGGTGTAGGCCAGCAACACAATGCACAGCACGCCGTATATCGCCAGAACCTTGGCCGGGTGCATTTTGCGCATCAGCACGTTGGCGATCATTTTGCCGATGAAATACGCGGCGAAGGTCGTCAGCAAAAACCACGACGCGCTGCGCTCGTTCATCCCGCCCAATTGCATGGCCAGGCGAATGGTGAAACTCCACACGCCGACTTGTGCACCGACGTACAGGAACTGCGCCAGCACACCGAAAGTGAACCGCTTGTTACTCCACAACCGCG containing:
- the deoR gene encoding DNA-binding transcriptional repressor DeoR, with protein sequence MPVDSKKAERLKLIQQALQDQSAIHLREMAALLDVSEMTLRRDLSKYTDHLRLLGGYITKIHDGNEPGDYRVAEQDTRHVEEKRRIGKLAARFIQPGDTVFFDCGTTTPFVVDFIPDELEFTAVCNSLNVLLKLSQKPNCHIVVCGGTFHRKNQVFENTTETGILDGVRLTWAFVSAAGVSQDFGVTCFNFNEVEVKQKVLRQAQQRLLLADHSKFDTVRTAHFAALEDFQYVVSDKKIPKAYRDAIAASGAQLII
- a CDS encoding aldose 1-epimerase family protein, whose product is MSTRINLYPALFGEAPKTLLESEQFSVSASVYPSGVLALEMSNSRGKLVVLPYQGQMIWDAVFDGCDLTMSNLFSQPRPSPTVIGTYGCFMFHSGLLRNGCPTPEDDHPLHGEMPCAAMDRAWLEVGEDSAGAFLRLGGEYEYAQGFGDRYLASPSVTLRADSGLFDIAMHVTNLAGKPMDLMYMAHMNYAYVEGARFVEPLGFEQVRLRSSVPAHVKPTPVWSRYMEQLALEPEQFRCLDRPELYDPEIVFFFDGVHADANGDAHFLLSHPDGAAFYTRYRPDQFDHAARWILHNADQQVAAFILPATCEPEGYRAESAKGHVRALAAGETASFKVTTGYLNKAEQQALIR